One Micromonospora craniellae genomic region harbors:
- a CDS encoding branched-chain amino acid ABC transporter permease produces the protein MQGDLVNFADLFSHIGQHTVDGLSKGAIYALIALGYTLVYGVLRLINFAHSEVFMVGTFAVLGLWTALGVENNPPLGQAVLFLVLGLIVAAIASGGTALAIERVAYRPLRRKNAPPLIFLITAIGLSLVLVEIFGLVLPKLLGDLVPSMFGRGRIILGMPTIIEQKTLFTIGNTDINNIQLIVIVSAVAMMVVLDRFINRTRYGRGVRAVAQNPETAALMGVNQERVIMLIFVLGGIMAGAAALLWGMRFGFTQNSIGFVLGLKAFTAAVLGGIGNLRGALLGGLFLGIVEVYGATIFASNWEDVIAFVVLVIVLMFRPTGILGESLGRARA, from the coding sequence TGCCCTGATCGCTCTCGGTTACACCCTGGTGTACGGCGTCCTGCGCCTGATCAACTTTGCCCACTCCGAGGTCTTCATGGTCGGCACCTTCGCGGTGCTGGGCCTGTGGACCGCCCTCGGGGTGGAGAACAACCCGCCGCTCGGCCAGGCGGTGCTCTTCCTGGTACTCGGCCTGATAGTCGCGGCGATAGCCTCCGGCGGCACGGCCCTGGCGATCGAACGGGTCGCGTACCGACCGCTGCGGCGCAAGAACGCGCCGCCCCTCATCTTCCTGATCACCGCGATCGGGCTGTCGCTGGTCCTGGTGGAGATCTTCGGCCTGGTGCTGCCGAAACTGCTGGGCGACCTGGTGCCGTCCATGTTCGGCCGCGGCCGGATCATCCTCGGCATGCCGACGATCATCGAGCAGAAGACGCTGTTCACGATCGGCAACACCGACATCAACAACATTCAGTTGATCGTGATCGTGTCCGCGGTGGCGATGATGGTGGTGCTGGACCGGTTCATCAACCGCACCCGGTACGGCCGGGGTGTGCGGGCGGTGGCGCAGAACCCGGAGACGGCGGCCCTGATGGGCGTCAACCAGGAGCGCGTGATCATGCTGATCTTCGTGCTCGGTGGCATCATGGCGGGCGCGGCGGCGCTGCTGTGGGGCATGCGGTTCGGCTTCACGCAGAACAGCATCGGTTTCGTGCTCGGCCTCAAGGCGTTCACCGCGGCCGTCCTCGGCGGCATCGGTAACCTGCGCGGCGCGTTGCTGGGCGGACTGTTCCTCGGCATCGTCGAGGTCTACGGCGCCACCATCTTCGCGTCCAACTGGGAGGACGTCATCGCCTTCGTGGTGCTGGTCATCGTGCTGATGTTCCGCCCGACCGGCATTCTGGGTGAGTCGCTGGGGAGGGCCCGAGCATGA
- a CDS encoding branched-chain amino acid ABC transporter permease has translation MIDKIRDLDRKRTDALHSVGDRWRALPKWQRVLSFVAFVIFLYYLPLLGIPGLTWLRTDSISGGSNWAGVLFTCAVYVLVAIGLNVVIGLAGLLDLGYIGFFAIGAYAVALFGSVNSPVVQWIQAEFNLPTTWAVAWAICVFIALVMSLISGVILGWPTLRLRGDYLAIVTLGFGEIIRIVARNLEGVTRGPQGISAIPGPEGPPSPDNQIFGLVDVKPWYWLAISVVLLMVFAVRRLENSRVGRSWLAIREDEDAAAVMGVYPFKFKLWAFAIGAALGGFAGFLFASRYAFIDPTQFNVNLSILFVAMVVVGGSGNMVGVSVGAVLLAYLPERFREVADYRWLAFGLAMVLVMILRPQGLIPSGRRARELKDRAAEAEEAPAHV, from the coding sequence ATGATCGACAAGATTCGTGACCTGGACCGGAAGCGCACCGACGCCCTGCACTCGGTCGGTGACCGGTGGCGGGCGCTGCCGAAGTGGCAGCGGGTGCTGTCCTTCGTCGCCTTCGTGATCTTCCTCTACTACCTGCCGCTGCTCGGCATCCCCGGCCTGACCTGGCTGCGCACCGACTCGATCTCGGGCGGTAGCAACTGGGCCGGTGTGCTGTTCACCTGCGCCGTCTACGTGTTGGTGGCGATCGGTCTCAACGTCGTGATCGGCCTGGCCGGTCTGCTGGACCTGGGCTACATCGGCTTCTTCGCCATCGGCGCGTACGCGGTGGCCCTGTTCGGCTCGGTGAACTCGCCGGTCGTGCAGTGGATCCAGGCGGAGTTCAACCTCCCGACGACCTGGGCGGTGGCCTGGGCGATCTGCGTGTTCATCGCGTTGGTGATGTCGCTGATCTCCGGCGTCATCCTGGGCTGGCCGACGCTGCGGCTGCGCGGTGACTACCTGGCCATCGTGACGCTCGGCTTCGGCGAGATCATCCGGATCGTGGCCCGCAACCTGGAGGGCGTCACCCGGGGTCCGCAGGGCATCTCGGCGATTCCCGGGCCGGAGGGCCCGCCCTCGCCGGACAACCAGATCTTCGGCCTGGTCGACGTCAAGCCGTGGTACTGGCTGGCGATCAGCGTCGTGCTGCTCATGGTCTTCGCGGTGCGCCGGCTGGAGAACAGCCGGGTCGGCCGGTCCTGGCTGGCCATCCGGGAGGACGAGGACGCTGCGGCGGTGATGGGCGTCTACCCGTTCAAGTTCAAGCTCTGGGCGTTCGCCATCGGTGCGGCGCTCGGCGGTTTCGCCGGTTTCCTGTTCGCCAGCCGGTACGCCTTCATCGACCCGACCCAGTTCAACGTGAACCTGTCCATCCTGTTCGTGGCGATGGTCGTGGTCGGTGGGTCCGGCAACATGGTCGGCGTCTCGGTGGGCGCGGTGCTGCTGGCGTACCTTCCGGAGCGGTTCCGTGAGGTCGCCGACTACCGGTGGCTGGCCTTCGGTCTGGCCATGGTGCTGGTGATGATCCTGCGTCCGCAGGGCCTGATCCCCAGCGGACGGCGGGCCCGTGAGCTGAAGGACCGCGCGGCGGAGGCAGAGGAGGCGCCCGCTCATGTCTGA
- a CDS encoding ABC transporter ATP-binding protein yields the protein MSDETNTPSDETETPATPKIPAQPGPRKTLLEIDDVTLRFGGVVALNGISFDIREGEILGLIGPNGAGKTTCFNVMTGVYKPTSGAVRFRGERVTGRKPHQISRMGISRTFQNIRLFPEMSALENVMVGTDSRHKTSVPGALFRLYRVRPKEEELPQVTASGGIVRTWQQLRRSFAKTFGLSRHILEERAAEDKAMELLRFVGIADRANDAARNLPYGYQRRLEIARALGTEPKLLCLDEPAAGFNPAEKEDLLGLIRRIRDKGVTVLLIEHDMRLVMGVTDRIVVLEFGSKIADGQPAEVSRDPRVIAAYLGEPADAA from the coding sequence ATGTCTGACGAGACCAACACCCCGTCCGACGAGACGGAGACCCCGGCGACGCCGAAGATCCCGGCGCAGCCGGGACCGCGCAAGACGCTGCTGGAGATCGACGACGTCACGCTGCGCTTCGGTGGCGTGGTCGCGCTCAACGGGATCAGCTTCGATATCAGGGAAGGCGAGATCCTCGGCCTGATCGGGCCGAACGGCGCCGGCAAGACCACCTGCTTCAACGTGATGACCGGGGTCTACAAGCCGACGTCGGGCGCGGTCCGGTTCCGCGGTGAACGGGTCACCGGCCGTAAGCCGCACCAGATCAGCCGGATGGGCATCTCCCGGACGTTCCAGAACATCCGGTTGTTCCCTGAGATGTCCGCGCTGGAGAACGTCATGGTCGGGACGGACTCCCGGCACAAGACGAGCGTGCCCGGCGCGCTGTTCCGGCTCTACCGGGTGCGGCCCAAGGAGGAGGAGCTGCCGCAGGTCACCGCCTCCGGTGGCATCGTGCGCACCTGGCAGCAGTTGCGGCGGTCCTTCGCCAAGACCTTCGGTCTGTCCCGGCACATCCTTGAGGAGCGAGCGGCCGAGGACAAGGCGATGGAGCTGCTGCGCTTCGTCGGCATCGCCGACCGGGCGAACGACGCGGCCCGTAACCTCCCGTACGGCTACCAGCGACGACTGGAGATCGCCCGGGCGCTCGGCACCGAGCCGAAGCTGCTCTGCCTGGACGAGCCGGCGGCCGGGTTCAACCCGGCCGAGAAGGAGGATCTGCTCGGGCTGATCCGCCGGATCCGGGACAAGGGCGTGACCGTGCTGCTGATCGAGCACGACATGCGACTGGTGATGGGTGTGACCGACCGGATCGTGGTGCTGGAGTTCGGCAGCAAGATCGCCGATGGTCAGCCGGCCGAGGTCAGTCGAGACCCGCGGGTGATCGCGGCGTACCTGGGGGAGCCCGCCGATGCTGCTTGA
- a CDS encoding ABC transporter ATP-binding protein yields the protein MLLELNDVSVSYGRIEALHGISLTVNEGEVVALIGANGAGKTTTMRAISGIRSLSGGRITFDGEDISKLRADLRVVRGLCQSPEGRQIFPGMTVLENLDMGAYTRRDHAGIAADLEKVLELFPRLRERRKQAGGTLSGGEQQMLAVGRALMSRPKLLLLDEPSMGLAPMIIQQIFDIIVEINQQGTTVLLVEQNAQQALSRAHRAYVLETGRIVKEGTGQELLHDPSIKESYLGVA from the coding sequence ATGCTGCTTGAGTTGAACGACGTCAGCGTCTCGTACGGTCGGATCGAGGCGCTGCACGGCATCAGCCTCACCGTCAACGAGGGCGAGGTGGTGGCCCTGATCGGTGCCAACGGCGCCGGCAAGACCACCACCATGCGGGCCATCTCCGGGATCCGTTCGCTGTCCGGCGGCCGGATCACCTTCGACGGCGAGGACATCAGCAAGCTCCGTGCCGACCTGCGGGTGGTCCGGGGTCTGTGCCAGTCACCCGAGGGCCGGCAGATCTTCCCCGGCATGACGGTGCTGGAGAACCTGGACATGGGGGCGTACACCCGGCGGGACCACGCCGGCATCGCCGCCGACCTGGAGAAGGTGCTGGAGCTGTTCCCCCGGCTGCGCGAGCGGCGCAAGCAGGCCGGTGGCACGCTCTCCGGCGGTGAGCAGCAGATGCTCGCCGTCGGCCGGGCGCTGATGAGCCGGCCGAAGCTGCTGCTGCTGGACGAGCCGTCGATGGGCCTGGCCCCGATGATCATCCAGCAGATCTTCGACATCATCGTGGAGATCAACCAGCAGGGCACCACGGTGCTGCTGGTGGAGCAGAACGCGCAGCAGGCACTCTCCCGCGCACACCGGGCGTACGTCCTGGAGACCGGGCGGATCGTCAAGGAGGGCACCGGGCAGGAGCTCCTGCACGACCCCTCGATCAAGGAGTCGTACCTGGGCGTGGCCTGA
- the polA gene encoding DNA polymerase I: protein MTATTPRLLLVDGHSLAYRAFFALPVENFSTTTGQPTNAVYGFTSMLINVLRDERPTHLVVAFDVSRRSFRADRYAEYKAGRSETPTDFKGQVSLVKEVLAALRVPVVEKEGYEADDVIATLACQARDQGMPVLICTGDRDAFQLVGEQVTVLYPRKGVSDLARMDPAAIETKYGVGPQRYRDLAALVGETSDNLPGVPGVGPKTAAKWINTYGGVEGVIARADEIKGKAGDSLRERLADVIRNYEINCLVSDLDLPVRPEDARWQGWDREAVHQVFDTLQFRILRDRLYQYLDAVEPEAEAGFDLTGEVLAAPGALAGWLETHATAETTVGVAVKLDTGPNRRHTAVVTGMALATADGAAAWFEPSGLAQADEVALAGWLADESRPKVLHDSKPAVLAFAAHGWSLAGIARDTQIAAYLARPDQRSYDLTDLALRYLHRELRVDAPDDGQLTLDGLGGDGEAEQNLMLHARATLDLAEAIDTELSRDGEQSARLMAGVELPLMRVLAGMERIGIAADTDYLSELEAHFAAEVKAAAQGAYAVVDREFNLGSPKQLQEILFGELNLPKTKKIKTGYTTDADALQWLYAQTEHPLLHHLLRHRDVAKLRSTVDGLLKSVSDDGRIHTTFNQTVAATGRLSSTEPNLQNIPIRTEEGRRIRRAFVVGEGYECLLTADYSQIEMRIMAHLSADDALIQAFHSGADFHAATASSVFGVPVTEVTPDQRRKIKAMNYGLAYGLSAFGLSQQLGITADEARGLMEDYFAGFGGVRDYLQEVVARARQDGYTSTVLGRRRYLPDLVSDNRQRREMAERMALNAPIQGSAADIIKVAMLHVDTALREAGLGSRMLLQVHDELVFEVAPGERAALEELVRREMGGAYPLSVPLEVSVGEGRDWNSADH, encoded by the coding sequence GTGACAGCTACGACGCCGCGCCTGCTCCTCGTCGACGGACACTCCCTGGCATACCGGGCGTTCTTCGCCCTGCCGGTGGAGAACTTCTCCACCACGACCGGGCAGCCGACCAACGCCGTCTACGGCTTCACCTCCATGCTGATCAACGTGTTGCGCGACGAGCGGCCGACGCACCTCGTGGTCGCCTTCGACGTGTCGCGTCGCTCCTTCCGCGCCGACAGGTACGCGGAGTACAAGGCCGGCCGCAGCGAGACGCCGACCGACTTCAAGGGTCAGGTCAGCCTGGTCAAGGAGGTCCTGGCGGCGTTGCGGGTGCCGGTGGTGGAGAAGGAGGGCTACGAGGCCGACGACGTCATCGCCACCCTCGCCTGCCAGGCGCGGGACCAGGGCATGCCGGTGCTGATCTGCACCGGTGACCGGGACGCCTTCCAACTCGTCGGTGAGCAGGTCACCGTGCTCTACCCGCGCAAGGGCGTCTCCGACCTGGCCCGGATGGACCCGGCCGCGATCGAGACGAAGTACGGCGTGGGCCCGCAGCGGTACCGCGATCTGGCCGCGCTGGTCGGCGAGACCAGCGACAACCTGCCCGGCGTCCCGGGCGTCGGGCCGAAGACCGCGGCCAAGTGGATCAACACGTACGGCGGGGTGGAGGGTGTGATCGCCCGCGCTGACGAGATCAAGGGCAAGGCCGGCGACAGCCTGCGGGAGCGGCTGGCCGACGTGATCCGCAACTACGAGATCAACTGCCTGGTCTCCGACCTCGACCTGCCGGTGCGGCCGGAGGACGCCCGCTGGCAGGGGTGGGACCGCGAGGCGGTGCACCAGGTCTTCGACACCCTCCAGTTCCGCATCCTGCGGGACCGGCTCTACCAGTACCTCGACGCCGTGGAGCCGGAGGCCGAGGCGGGCTTCGACCTGACCGGCGAGGTGCTCGCCGCCCCCGGTGCGTTGGCCGGCTGGCTGGAGACGCACGCCACGGCCGAGACCACGGTCGGCGTCGCGGTGAAGCTGGACACCGGCCCCAACCGCCGGCACACCGCCGTGGTCACCGGCATGGCCCTGGCCACCGCCGACGGTGCGGCGGCCTGGTTCGAACCGAGCGGGCTGGCGCAGGCCGACGAGGTGGCCCTGGCAGGTTGGCTGGCCGACGAGAGCCGACCCAAGGTGCTGCACGACAGCAAGCCGGCCGTGCTGGCCTTCGCCGCGCACGGCTGGTCCCTGGCCGGCATCGCCCGGGACACCCAGATCGCGGCCTACCTGGCCCGCCCCGACCAGCGCTCCTACGACCTGACCGACCTGGCGCTGCGCTACCTGCACCGGGAACTGCGGGTCGACGCGCCGGACGACGGCCAGCTCACGCTGGACGGGCTGGGCGGTGACGGCGAGGCCGAACAGAACCTGATGCTGCACGCCCGCGCCACCCTCGACCTGGCCGAGGCGATCGACACCGAGCTGTCCCGCGACGGGGAGCAGTCGGCCCGGCTGATGGCCGGGGTGGAGCTGCCGCTGATGCGGGTGTTGGCCGGCATGGAGCGCATCGGCATCGCGGCCGACACCGACTACCTCTCGGAGTTGGAGGCGCACTTCGCCGCCGAGGTGAAGGCCGCCGCCCAGGGCGCGTACGCGGTGGTCGACCGGGAGTTCAACCTGGGCTCGCCCAAGCAGCTCCAGGAGATCCTCTTCGGCGAACTGAACCTGCCCAAGACCAAGAAGATCAAGACCGGGTACACCACCGACGCCGACGCCCTCCAGTGGCTCTACGCGCAGACCGAGCACCCGCTGCTGCACCACCTGCTGCGGCACCGCGACGTGGCCAAGCTCAGGTCGACCGTGGACGGTCTGCTCAAGTCGGTCTCCGACGACGGGCGCATCCACACCACCTTCAACCAGACGGTGGCCGCCACCGGCCGGCTCTCCTCCACCGAGCCGAACCTGCAGAACATCCCGATCCGCACCGAGGAGGGGCGCCGGATCCGTCGCGCCTTCGTGGTGGGCGAGGGGTACGAGTGCCTGCTCACCGCCGACTACAGCCAGATCGAGATGCGGATCATGGCGCACCTGTCGGCGGACGACGCGTTGATCCAGGCGTTCCACTCCGGCGCCGACTTCCATGCAGCCACCGCCTCGTCGGTCTTCGGGGTGCCGGTCACCGAGGTCACCCCGGACCAGCGGCGCAAGATCAAGGCGATGAACTACGGCCTGGCGTACGGGTTGAGCGCGTTCGGCCTGTCCCAGCAGCTCGGCATCACCGCCGACGAGGCGCGGGGGCTGATGGAGGACTACTTCGCCGGGTTCGGCGGGGTCCGCGACTACCTGCAGGAGGTGGTAGCGCGGGCCCGCCAGGACGGCTACACCTCCACCGTCCTCGGTCGTCGGCGGTACCTGCCCGACCTGGTCAGCGACAACCGGCAGCGGCGTGAGATGGCCGAGCGGATGGCCCTGAACGCACCGATCCAGGGCTCGGCGGCGGACATCATCAAGGTCGCCATGCTGCACGTCGACACCGCGCTGCGGGAGGCGGGGCTGGGTTCCCGGATGCTGTTGCAGGTGCACGACGAACTGGTCTTCGAGGTGGCGCCGGGCGAGCGGGCGGCGCTGGAGGAACTGGTCCGACGCGAGATGGGCGGGGCCTATCCGCTCTCCGTGCCGCTGGAGGTGTCGGTCGGCGAGGGCCGGGACTGGAACAGCGCCGACCACTGA
- a CDS encoding SDR family oxidoreductase: MPSAPPGRTCSRSAAAPRRWPRPRPATGQRAWPGSALYAAGKAALDSLTRSWAVELAPRGVRVVAVAPGAGRQWSALFQSRPSPTDTSSGTESG; encoded by the coding sequence GTGCCTTCGGCTCCGCCGGGGCGCACGTGCTCGCGGTCGGCCGCCGCGCCGCGCCGCTGGCCGAGACCGCGACCGGCCACCGGGCAGCGGGCCTGGCCGGGCTCCGCGCTCTACGCGGCGGGCAAGGCCGCCCTCGACTCGCTGACCCGCAGCTGGGCGGTGGAGCTGGCGCCGCGCGGCGTCCGCGTGGTGGCGGTCGCCCCCGGCGCGGGCCGTCAGTGGTCGGCGCTGTTCCAGTCCCGGCCCTCGCCGACCGACACCTCCAGCGGCACGGAGAGCGGATAG
- a CDS encoding DUF3140 domain-containing protein, with product MSGSDEQQTYREFTEAVNMKPGELQQWLETPESKHVGWQKKGTGGGESVGHESGRKIVDLLRRKRDQLSAADYKHMRKVVGYVRRHMAQRPSGDVRETRWRYSLMNWGHDPVKATLPPPGGPSRRALERHGAPPRNRRGPTR from the coding sequence GTGAGCGGGAGTGACGAGCAGCAGACCTACCGGGAGTTCACCGAGGCGGTGAACATGAAGCCCGGCGAGCTCCAGCAGTGGTTGGAGACGCCGGAGTCCAAGCACGTCGGCTGGCAGAAGAAGGGGACCGGGGGCGGCGAGTCGGTCGGCCACGAATCCGGCCGGAAGATCGTCGACCTGCTCCGCCGCAAACGGGACCAGCTCAGCGCGGCCGACTACAAGCACATGCGCAAGGTCGTCGGGTACGTGCGGCGGCACATGGCGCAGCGGCCCAGCGGCGACGTCCGCGAGACACGGTGGCGCTACTCGCTGATGAACTGGGGCCACGATCCCGTCAAGGCTACGCTGCCGCCACCCGGCGGCCCGTCCCGGCGGGCACTGGAACGGCACGGCGCCCCACCGAGGAACCGCCGCGGCCCGACCCGCTGA
- a CDS encoding HVA1 family protein, protein MAEKEFRRGDHVSWASHSGRAYGVVKEVLRRERE, encoded by the coding sequence ATGGCCGAGAAGGAGTTCCGCCGGGGCGACCACGTCTCCTGGGCCAGCCACAGCGGCCGGGCGTACGGCGTGGTCAAGGAGGTGCTGCGCCGTGAGCGGGAGTGA
- a CDS encoding class I SAM-dependent methyltransferase, protein MDDDNRVTRRRVGDAEIRRANRRWWDTDANAYQAEHGAFLGDVDFVWCPEGLREADARLLGELAGRRVLEVGCGAASCARWLATQGAHPVAVDLSAGMLRHAAHAADRSGVRVPLAQADALALPFADGSFDIACTAFGAVPFVDDSAALMREVCRILRPGGRWVFSVTHPMRWIFLDDPGEGGLTAVHSYFDRQPYVEQDETGVATYVEQHRTLGDRIRELVGAGFRLVDLVEPEWPEGHDGIWGQWSPLRGRLFPGTAVFVTEKRGQERGAPRPR, encoded by the coding sequence GTGGACGACGACAACCGGGTGACCCGGCGCCGGGTCGGCGACGCCGAGATCCGCCGCGCCAACCGCCGCTGGTGGGACACCGACGCCAACGCCTACCAGGCCGAACACGGGGCCTTCCTGGGCGACGTGGACTTCGTCTGGTGCCCGGAGGGGCTGCGCGAGGCCGACGCCCGGCTGCTCGGCGAGCTGGCCGGACGCCGGGTGCTGGAGGTCGGCTGCGGGGCCGCGTCCTGCGCCCGCTGGCTGGCCACCCAGGGTGCCCACCCGGTCGCGGTGGACCTGTCCGCCGGCATGTTGCGCCACGCCGCGCACGCCGCCGACCGCAGCGGGGTACGCGTGCCGCTGGCCCAGGCCGACGCGTTGGCGCTGCCGTTCGCCGATGGCAGCTTCGACATCGCCTGCACGGCGTTCGGCGCGGTGCCGTTCGTCGACGACTCGGCGGCGCTGATGCGCGAGGTGTGTCGGATCCTGCGCCCCGGCGGTCGCTGGGTCTTCTCGGTCACCCACCCGATGCGCTGGATCTTCCTCGACGACCCGGGTGAGGGCGGGCTGACCGCCGTGCACTCCTACTTCGACCGGCAGCCGTACGTGGAGCAGGACGAGACCGGCGTGGCCACCTACGTCGAGCAGCACCGCACCCTCGGCGACCGGATCCGCGAGCTGGTCGGCGCCGGGTTCCGCCTGGTGGACCTGGTGGAGCCGGAGTGGCCCGAGGGGCACGACGGGATCTGGGGACAGTGGAGCCCACTACGCGGTCGCCTCTTCCCCGGCACCGCCGTCTTCGTCACCGAGAAACGCGGCCAAGAACGTGGTGCGCCGAGGCCCCGTTGA
- the rpsA gene encoding 30S ribosomal protein S1, which produces MTSSIEAPSSATKVTVDDLGSEEAFLAAIDETIKYFNDGDIVEGTVVKVDRDEVLLDIGYKTEGVIPSRELSIKHDVDPAEVVSVGDHIEALVLQKEDKEGRLILSKKRAQYERAWGTIEKIKDEDGVVRGSVIEVVKGGLILDIGLRGFLPASLVEMRRVRDLQPYVGRELEAKIIELDKNRNNVVLSRRAWLEQTQSEVRTEFLNKLQKGQVRKGVVSSIVNFGAFVDLGGVDGLVHVSELSWKHIDHPSEVVEVGQEVEVEVLDVDLDRERVSLSLKATQEDPWRQFARTHAIQQIVPGKVTKLVPFGAFVRVDDGIEGLVHISELAERHVEIPEQVVQVGSEVMVKVIDIDLERRRISLSLKQANEGFVEGEEHFDPTLYGMAATYDNEGNYIYPEGFDPETGEWLEGYDKQRETWENQYAEARQRWEAHQKQVQTSRAAEAEAAANPQPAPTGTTTSTSAAPSRQAEEPAGTLATDEALAALREKLAGGK; this is translated from the coding sequence ATGACGAGCAGCATCGAGGCCCCCTCGAGCGCCACCAAGGTCACCGTCGACGATCTCGGCTCTGAGGAGGCTTTCCTCGCCGCGATCGACGAGACCATCAAGTACTTCAACGACGGCGACATTGTCGAAGGCACCGTCGTCAAGGTCGATCGGGACGAGGTCCTGCTCGACATCGGCTACAAGACCGAGGGTGTCATCCCCTCTCGGGAGTTGTCGATCAAGCACGACGTGGACCCGGCAGAGGTCGTCTCGGTCGGTGACCACATCGAGGCCCTTGTCCTCCAGAAGGAGGACAAGGAGGGGCGGCTGATCCTCTCCAAGAAGCGGGCGCAGTACGAGCGGGCCTGGGGCACGATCGAGAAGATCAAGGACGAGGACGGTGTCGTCCGCGGTTCGGTCATCGAGGTGGTCAAGGGTGGCCTCATCCTCGACATCGGGCTGCGCGGCTTCCTGCCCGCCTCCCTGGTCGAGATGCGGCGTGTGCGCGACCTGCAGCCGTACGTCGGCCGCGAGCTCGAAGCCAAGATCATCGAGCTGGACAAGAACCGCAACAACGTGGTGCTGTCCCGCCGTGCCTGGCTGGAGCAGACGCAGTCCGAGGTGCGCACCGAGTTCCTCAACAAGCTCCAGAAGGGGCAGGTCCGCAAGGGCGTCGTCTCCTCGATCGTCAACTTCGGCGCGTTCGTCGACCTCGGCGGCGTGGACGGTCTGGTGCACGTCTCCGAGCTGTCCTGGAAGCACATCGACCACCCCTCCGAGGTGGTCGAGGTGGGCCAGGAGGTCGAGGTCGAGGTCCTGGACGTCGACCTGGACCGCGAGCGGGTCTCGCTGTCGCTGAAGGCGACCCAGGAGGACCCGTGGCGGCAGTTCGCCCGCACCCACGCGATCCAGCAGATCGTGCCGGGTAAGGTCACCAAGCTGGTGCCGTTCGGCGCGTTCGTCCGCGTCGACGACGGCATCGAGGGCCTGGTGCACATCTCCGAGCTGGCCGAGCGCCACGTGGAGATCCCCGAGCAGGTCGTGCAGGTCGGCTCCGAGGTCATGGTCAAGGTCATCGACATCGACCTGGAGCGTCGCCGGATCTCGCTGTCGCTCAAGCAGGCCAACGAGGGCTTCGTCGAGGGCGAGGAGCACTTCGACCCGACCCTCTACGGCATGGCCGCGACCTACGACAACGAGGGCAACTACATCTACCCGGAGGGCTTCGACCCGGAGACGGGCGAGTGGCTCGAAGGGTACGACAAGCAGCGCGAGACCTGGGAGAACCAGTACGCCGAGGCGCGGCAGCGTTGGGAGGCGCACCAGAAGCAGGTGCAGACCTCTCGGGCCGCCGAGGCCGAGGCCGCTGCCAACCCGCAGCCTGCTCCGACCGGCACCACCACCTCGACCAGCGCGGCGCCGAGCCGCCAGGCCGAGGAGCCCGCGGGCACCCTGGCCACCGACGAGGCCCTCGCCGCTCTGCGGGAGAAGCTCGCCGGCGGCAAGTGA